Genomic DNA from Nymphalis io chromosome 5, ilAglIoxx1.1, whole genome shotgun sequence:
AGAGCATATGTAGCTTTCAAATTACCTGAACTAAGattattagattttaaaaaaataaagcaaaaagaAAGAGATGAAGCTAACATTCTATTTAAGAGCAAAAAAGGAAAGGAAATACAGAAGGAAATCACAAGAAAAGCCAAAACTTTTGTGCCTGGTGGAAACATGCCAGATCCTAAAGTTACAAGTGAGTGTTGGTTTTTGTATAAGCACATATTtcctatataattttaaacataaatacctGATTagagttaattataaattacatgtgTATAATACGGAATTTAAAACTGAATTATTAGTATCATTTTCATGGGACAGCATAATGTCACCATCAAAAGTATAAACTTACTAGTCACATATGCATTAAAAACTCTTTTAGATCTTACACCTCaagaaattcataaaataagagAAGCAATTAAGAATGCTTCATCTCTACATGAAGTTGAGCGGCTAACAAGAATGTTACAATCTGGACAAATACCTGGACAGAAACCATTACAGCCTCAGTCCAACCCAACAAATGGACAgcgtaagttttttttctttacacaaaaaaattatacatatacctgatgatgataatgactttgaaatttgcaataaaaattcTTCATTTTAGCCTTTGGTATATATCTAAACAAGTAGCATATCAATAACTTCAATTGCATATTAACTATAGttctttagataaataaaaaatatatttctttattaagttttactggtggtagagttttatGGAAGcttgtctggataggtaccacccactcagcaggtattctactgcaaaacagcagtatttggtattgtcgtgttccggttggaagagtcagtgagccagtgtaattacaggcacaagggacataacatcttagttcccagggttggtggcgcattggtgatgtaagcgatggttaacatttcttacaatgccaatgtttatgggcattggtgaccactttccatcaggtggcccatatggtagtccaccttcctattcaataaaaaaaaatctactagacctttagatatattatatattttacaacaatttttttttttctatcaaataataattattatacacttTAGAAACATTTCAAAACTGAGTTCTAACACcaaaattatgtatttgaaaGTTAAGAAAGCTAGTGTAAAAACAGACACAGACAGAACACAGCAGTCTGTGAAAATGCCTATATactgtctatatatatttttgtcataataaCCCTAGGTTTTAtactatgattataattttaaaatatgacttaCTAAGAAATTGGATAAAACAAACATGCCATTTACCAATACAGTATTCagagtttaaaataatattataggtgATCGatcaattaagtaattaaaataataaactaataagtCCTGTCAAATTGGGATCAATCTCAAGATAATAAGCTGAAAACTCATATATATCTACAATTTGTCGATTATCTCGGCCTTTATAGCTCCAATGAcgttaaaattatgtattatagaaattatagCATACAATTTgggacaaaattttaatataaacacttttttatgCGTTCAACAATTTTCGAGATAGAGGGTAGTGAGTGCACAATGTTCTGGCTAAGCGTACAGGGCAGTTTTCTTGAAGAAAAACTTGGGATAAACATTggatatgtaaaaatatatgtataatgagtTAGAGATATCAATACGTATTTATTATGTTGTAATCATCTTTAATGGTTCCATATTTCAGAAGATGAAGATGAAGAAATGGAGACGGATCAAACAAACGGCCAATAGAGCAAAAGGTTTGTTTTACAACCAGGTGTTACAGCTATAAGAACAGATACACATcctaaaattatgttattttattattaagctgaTAAGAACAGGTGTTTCATTACAATTAGCATATTTGGCTTCAAAGGCAGATACTACATAACTACCAAATAAGTATGAGTGGTTCTTGCTCCTACTCCTTATTAAAATGAcccctaaaaataataataatgaaacaggAAACTATATTGGGTCATTTATAAACTTACTTTTGagcaaaatatcttttttttcttaacaaataaaactaaatatgaatcataattattgttttatttcaatgtcatctaatattactactactatgttaaaattcattacaaattattaaattttaagctcAACAATTCATCATTACCAGCATctaaatatacaacatatatcaTTTCCAGAATACTCTTTTTTCCCATGACTTCTTTGATTGTTGGCCTTTTGTCTGGCAAAATAGATAGCATAGAGTCAATAAGGTCCTGAATACCTCTGTCATAAACAGTTAAATCAACTGGGTGGACACTTCCACATGTTATAGCCCTGACCAATCCAACAAGAGTCTGAAATAAGgagttttaataagaaataatcatATACGTGACTGTTATTGCAATGCAGAGGAGATAAAatcttattctaccacgctgctctagtgTTCTAGCTGGATTAGTGGATACTTGTAGAATTTCATCCAATACAAGAATTGTTTCTTGATTGACGAGatgaatattaagtatatacgaTCTTATGATGAAAATTCTGTGATGCTTCACCAGATTTCGACTATAATAACCGCGTGTTATATTCAATGGCTATTTCGGCAATACTCTGGGGCCTATATAAAAGTATAGACAGATCCAACTGCACTGGAAAATGAAGACCATTGAAGATGACCATTCGGTCACATGGACATAATGTaatttgtgaaatattaaacacaaacaaaaagaGACGGaattagtttttatatcatCGCACTTGTTTACGATgactgtatttttaaaacttgagacaacaaaataatattgatgttGACTTGTCATACATACCTCGGATTCAAACGCTCTTCGATGTGTGCACATTTCGTAAAGTAAACAACCTAAAGCCCATACGTCACTTTTTGTATCATATGGCTTTCCCTCGCATAATTCGGGTGCCAAATAATATGGAGTGCCAATTACAGTCGAGGTTTTTTTCGCactgaaaatattgtttaaataaaattaatacttaataattataaatacgcaTAAGTGATTACAAATTTAAGCAACTGATTATGAAGGGGCTTAAATTGTTTTCACGGCTTTACATATTAGTCCTAAATATGCGATTTAAACCGAACtagtttataaatgtataaattgtcTAAAGGAATATCTTAGagagtatttatataacaagaCAGTACGAAAGAAGGCTTATGAGCGAGTAGGGTCTGCCAGATTCCCCCTTATGTAAGTAATAGGTAAATAGAGCAGTAAAACATATACAATACTATAgggtgtaataataatacagcaAGTTCGTACGGTAAGTTTTAGctacattaatattttctaaaaccTACCTAGCCAACATTTTAGAGATACCGAAGTCACCAATTTTTACGATAACTCCATTACTTCCCGTCAAAAGAATATTTTCAGCTTTCAAATCCCTatgaattatatgtaatttgtgAATGTAACTAACTCCCAACAATACTTggcaaaaaaagaataatatctcctgtgaaAAAAAGACCTTATTATATTGGTTGCACTTTTATACGTTAGgtaatttttgtattacttacgtatttatatatattattctacaaTAACTGGTTTTACCctggtaatatatatttttttataaaacatgtaaGCGGCCGGGCAAACGAGCGATCTGGCTCATTGGCTTTGgtgctgaaagaaatattaaccattcctcacatcgccaGTACGCCACCAGCAATGACAACTTAGGTGTTCCaaatcccttgtacctgtacttacttatccttcaaaccggaacacaacaatactaagtattactgtttgacggtagaatatgtgataagtgtatttatgaatatattgccGCAACGGTACATTCCTATTACTATCGCGTTGAGAGTAAGTATGAAAATAACGTTTACTTATTATACGAAAGAgttttacaataacattattacattacTTAGACGAGTACCTGTTGAAAGTTACCTGCTGTTTTATTAATTCTGGACATCGCTGATACATGTATTCCGCTAAATTCCCGCTAACAGCATATTCCATACATATCATTACTtgattatctaaataataacattcataaaattttattatattaggatGATTCATTTTTGATAATATCTTAACTTCGTTCTCTATTTcctgaaaaaaatgtataaaatacacTCTTTTCACTCAAATCTCTAAATAAGACTTCATAACTCACATTTCATAACACTTTAATATGTTAGtaagtaattattgtaataatgttcAAATTTCTCATGACAATAGTGGATGTTGTGAAATCTAAACACAACTGATATAAAGAACATTACGCGCAATCTATGTTGGCCGGATTAAAGGTAAAGCTTCCGTGGCGTTCGCCACTCAAAAGTagtcattatacataatattcgcATCTCTACCTTATGTCGACCAACTTAGATTGCACTCAAAGACAGCAATGGGCACCGAAGATTACAAAATGATAATGTAGCGAACGCCCAGCTAGCTAGCTAGGGTAGCTGCTTGCAAAACTATGGCAGGTATAATGATTGGAAAAAAATAGTTACGTTAAGCAATTTTTTGATGGGCTATAATTAAAAGGTTAAGAAAAAAGGTGCGAttgtatgataaaaaatatttagagttCTCAGAGGAgctcttttaattaaaatttaattttacagtaAATATAAGTACACTTAATCAGTTTACCTGCTTGTGatcttgtatttttatatttaattctatatcTTTTACTATCGTCAACATACTGCTTTTCACCATTTCacacaaataaacatttctgttgcaataaaaaagacatttattattatttattataatacaattacaaatattaaaaaacattgtcTACGATGTAATATATGAGTAAAATACTACTGCTACgcatagttattttattaaatataatgaggTAATTTGATGCAATATTATCATACCCATAAGTGCCTTTCCCTATAGTCTTCAATATcttcaaattatgttttttaaatctcTTCTTAAAAtccatatttattacaatacacgttattcatttctttaaaaaaattacaaatattattatcagaCTACCTGCTTTttactctttatttaaaatagtaatctTCTATGTAAAGCTGACTCTACACTCGTCTATGAACTTTAACCACGAGTGTGGTCTCAATCTCAACGCAAAAAATATGACCCTCTACACCCGCAACGCTCACTATTAGTCCCTTTGTCGCGGATAGCGATGAGCGATATTTATCGAtattggtttatatatatatatatatatatatatatatatatatatttaaaccaatatcgataaatatatatatatatatatatatatatatatatatatatattgtatattttataggaaGTTCAATTTAATCGGGTTAATTTCAAGTTTACAACTGCTTATAGTACTTGCtttgctttttgtttttttacctaatatttatttcacttcaTCGGTTAGGCGAAAACGGCATTGCAAGATGATCCTAGGGGCATTGCAAGCATCTCTCCCGATGCTTCTCAGAGGTTGGAAATTAGGAGgatgagtttatttttttatggtctcaaaaaatcttacttaaaatataaaaaatactgacgAATAAATTTCTTTTCTTCAATTCTTTGCTGgagcgaccgatcgacgcgtgacgtTACATCGCCCAACGCGttattctttatttcatttatatttcggttagtttaaagaaaactttcatatatttattttacagtacCATAGCATACTAATTCAAGAAATAGAACTCAGGAAAATTACTTTTTCcataaatatcaacaaaaacaagtgCATCACACATCGACGGTGCATGCTATGACTTAAAATTCGTCAATTATAGTGTTCCACAAGGATGCGTGTTATCACCTAATCTACTTCTTCTGCATATTAATGACATGTGCAAAGTAGCATCATTCAATGTTggcagacgacagcactgtagACGCCTTATACACCGCCGGCgctaatatttgtcgggaacacgTCGATGAGTATAAATTTGTGTCTGAAATCACAAGTGTTTATTAAACAAAGCCAAAATAAAACCAAACTAAAGCCTGGTATTGGGCCTATCAAACTTGGTCCTCACCTCAACCTCACTCAACCTCAATATGACACAAGTTTGCGCAATGAATTCTTAAATGACACCTTTTGTCATTTCCCATATTATTTTGAGAATACTGGCTCGCTACCAAATCCAGTAAAGCGGACGTTAGGTTC
This window encodes:
- the LOC126768548 gene encoding serine/threonine-protein kinase Nek8-like is translated as MDFKKRFKKHNLKILKTIGKGTYGNVYLCEMVKSSMLTIVKDIELNIKIQDHKQEIENEVKILSKMNHPNIIKFYECYYLDNQVMICMEYAVSGNLAEYMYQRCPELIKQQEILFFFCQVLLGVSYIHKLHIIHRDLKAENILLTGSNGVIVKIGDFGISKMLASAKKTSTVIGTPYYLAPELCEGKPYDTKSDVWALGCLLYEMCTHRRAFESETLVGLVRAITCGSVHPVDLTVYDRGIQDLIDSMLSILPDKRPTIKEVMGKKSILEMIYVVYLDAGNDELLSLKFNNL